A genomic region of Miscanthus floridulus cultivar M001 chromosome 3, ASM1932011v1, whole genome shotgun sequence contains the following coding sequences:
- the LOC136543275 gene encoding uncharacterized protein, with amino-acid sequence MGAPRATCSPEEVSASTVAATAVGTRHHLLKLEGYSLLKTTHAKSGSYIESSAFKVGGHTWRIRCYLNGNSKEYPGFVSLFLVEDLERSSFLQDDCFAVRCTVTVVQERTVKEKAVQAHDMARLGILCKCDDDVCKRHHARPAETFLERFANFCYSICRGPVRIMQ; translated from the exons ATGGGGGCGCCGCGCGCCACGTGTTCTCCAGaggaggtctcggcgtctacCGTCGCCGCCACGGCGGTCGGCACGCGGCACCACCTGCTCAAGCTTGAGGGCTACTCGCTGCTCAAGACGACGCACGCCAAGAGCGGCAGCTACATAGAGTCCTCTGCGTTCAAGGTCGGAGGTCACACCTGGAGGATCCGTTGCTACCTCAACGGCAACAGCAAGGAGTACCCCGGCTTCGTCTCGCTGTTCCT AGTGGAGGACCTGGAGCGGTCCTCGTTCCTCCAGGACGACTGCTTCGCCGTCCGGTGCACGGTCACCGTCGTCCAGGAGCGCACTGTGAAGGAGAAGGCCGTGCAGGCGCACGACATGGCGAGGCTGGGGATACTCTGCAAGTGCGACGACGACGTGTGCAAGCGCCATCACGCCAGGCCTGCCGAGACTTTCTTGGAGAGATTTGCCAACTTCTGCTATTCCATCTGCCGTGGCCCCGTTAGAATAATGCAATGA